Within Leptospira limi, the genomic segment CCTATACTACCACCAATACACACTATCATTATTGAATTCGCTTTGATTAATCTTGCTTTTTCTAATCCTTTTTCCGATAAACCATTTTCATTATATTCAATTTTATAATTTTTAATATCTCCAGGCCCAATAAAAGGTATAAATTTTCCATAATTCGATTGGTCTTTAGTTTCGGGAGTAGTTCCTGTTTGCATCTCTCCAACCTCCCCAAGTCTTACCCACTCCCATCCTTTCGGAATCACAAACGGCTTCTCCTCTTCCTTTACTGCAGGCAGTGCTTCACTCTTTTTGATCTTTCCTTCTGCCAAGAGACGCGCCTTCTCCACTTGGATCTCTTTTAGGAGTTCACTCGCTAGCTGGTCGTTTGGATCTTGGGAAACCAGTTTTCCCTGCATGGCAAGGGTTAGGATCAGTTCTCTGAGTTTTTTGATTCCATTCGGGTGTTCGAGGGCGGTGTCAAAATGGGTTTGGAGGAGTGGATTTAGGGAGTTTGGCATAGAAGTTTCAGGTTGACGGATAGGTAGACGATAAGTAGACTGATGGATGCGACCGGGCTCCTTCCAAAAGGATGTTCTGGCCGCAACAAAGTCGCCCGCTTGTAGCGGGTGCAATTTTTGAAATCATACATATACAATGCCTCGGGCATCTTTTTTACTAGCTTCCTTTAATAGAATTGGATCCAAAATATCAAAAAGACGATCCACGTTATATTTCTTGTAACTTCCCTTCGGATATAAATTACGATACAATGCATGTGCAATCAAGTCGGCAATCTGCACAAAATACGAGTGTTCTGATTTCCGAATCACAGGATCTTCCAGAATTTGATTTATGTTAGCCATTCGGGGTTTGCTAGAATACAAACTTGGAACAGGATTATAGATTCGCATCTTTCGAACAAGTCCTCTTAATTTTGGCTCATTCGTTTCATCAGAAAAAAGAATCCCATACTCATTTCCTTTTTTCTCTAAAAATGTATTAAAGCGAGTGATTAAGAATTTCCAACAATCTTCTTGAATATCCTCATCCAGACCAAATGATCGATTTTCCTTTCGATATGCAACATTCAAAATTTTTGCCTGATTCATTTGCGATGTAATATCTGTCAAAATAGATTGATAGATTTGAATTCGTTTGCTCCGATTCAATTTCTTTAAAAAAAATTATCTCTAGGATTGATAAACTCGGAACCTTTCA encodes:
- a CDS encoding DUF3800 domain-containing protein — protein: MNQAKILNVAYRKENRSFGLDEDIQEDCWKFLITRFNTFLEKKGNEYGILFSDETNEPKLRGLVRKMRIYNPVPSLYSSKPRMANINQILEDPVIRKSEHSYFVQIADLIAHALYRNLYPKGSYKKYNVDRLFDILDPILLKEASKKDARGIVYV